A genomic window from Streptomyces sp. 846.5 includes:
- a CDS encoding SDR family NAD(P)-dependent oxidoreductase — MAEPTAAGPPASDAPGARPVAIVTGGARGIGRAVVEQLVGAGFDVEFTYLTSSDPAEKLVAAMGGRARASRVDGRDPDQVARFVTDVAARGRLQALVNNQGLTVDRLVSKVTWTDLEDLLDSNVGSAVTFTHAVLPHLMRGRRGDVVFVSSQARRNARVGNTMYGVSKAALTRYAANLALEGARFNVLANVVEPGFVETDLTRSVLEGAARQKYLLEIPLRRLTRPRDVAEVVAALLLRRPSLVGAVIPVAGGAQL, encoded by the coding sequence ATGGCTGAGCCGACCGCTGCCGGTCCGCCGGCATCCGACGCTCCCGGGGCACGCCCGGTCGCCATCGTCACCGGCGGCGCCCGCGGCATCGGCCGCGCCGTCGTCGAGCAGCTGGTGGGAGCCGGATTCGACGTCGAGTTCACCTATCTGACGTCGAGTGATCCGGCCGAGAAGCTGGTCGCGGCGATGGGCGGAAGGGCCCGCGCCTCCCGGGTGGACGGACGCGACCCCGACCAGGTCGCCCGGTTCGTCACGGACGTGGCCGCACGCGGCCGGCTCCAGGCGCTGGTCAACAACCAGGGCCTGACCGTGGACCGGCTGGTCTCCAAGGTGACCTGGACCGATCTGGAGGATCTGCTCGACTCCAACGTCGGCAGCGCGGTGACCTTCACCCACGCCGTCCTTCCGCACCTGATGCGCGGACGCCGGGGCGACGTGGTCTTCGTCTCCTCCCAGGCCCGGCGCAACGCCCGGGTCGGCAACACCATGTACGGGGTCTCCAAGGCGGCCCTCACCCGCTACGCCGCCAACCTCGCCCTGGAGGGCGCCAGGTTCAACGTGCTGGCCAACGTGGTGGAACCCGGCTTCGTGGAGACCGATCTGACCCGAAGCGTCCTGGAGGGCGCGGCCCGGCAGAAGTACCTGCTGGAGATCCCGCTGCGCCGGCTCACCCGGCCGCGGGACGTCGCCGAGGTGGTCGCGGCTCTGCTGCTGCGCCGCCCGTCCCTGGTCGGCGCCGTGATCCCGGTCGCCGGAGGGGCCCAGCTGTGA
- a CDS encoding SDR family oxidoreductase, whose translation MTTAEQTAAVRSTGLLAGRRGLVLGVVNQRSIAWGIAERLAAEGAELGFTYRSRSAGLWLERATPRLGGASWLGRCDVTDDAELAGLGTDFARSAPAGADSAPTIDFIVHAVAHGDREELAGGLAATSRKGFTECMESSVYSLIGVVQALRPHLSERASILTLSYLGSERVCHGYNVLGVAKAALESSARYLAAELGPHGTRVNVLSAGPMRTLATFGLPNFSASLAQRAERSPLGRSITTADVAGTALYLLSDLSSGVTGETVYVDAGYHIMGTWPGDPGDE comes from the coding sequence ATGACCACCGCAGAACAGACCGCGGCCGTCCGGTCGACCGGACTGCTCGCGGGCCGCCGCGGGCTGGTGCTCGGTGTGGTGAACCAGCGCTCCATCGCCTGGGGAATCGCCGAGCGACTGGCCGCGGAGGGCGCCGAACTGGGGTTCACCTACCGGAGCAGATCGGCCGGGCTGTGGCTGGAACGGGCCACGCCCCGGCTCGGCGGCGCCTCCTGGCTCGGCCGCTGCGACGTCACAGACGACGCCGAACTGGCCGGACTCGGAACCGACTTCGCCCGCAGCGCGCCGGCCGGCGCGGACTCCGCCCCGACGATCGACTTCATTGTGCACGCCGTCGCCCACGGCGACCGGGAGGAGCTCGCCGGCGGGCTGGCCGCGACCAGCCGCAAGGGGTTCACCGAGTGCATGGAGTCCTCGGTGTACTCGCTGATCGGGGTCGTCCAGGCGCTGCGCCCGCATCTGTCGGAGCGGGCGAGCATCCTCACCCTCTCCTACCTCGGATCCGAGCGGGTGTGCCACGGCTACAACGTGCTGGGGGTGGCGAAGGCCGCGCTGGAGTCCTCGGCACGCTACCTGGCCGCCGAACTCGGTCCGCACGGAACCAGGGTGAACGTCCTGTCGGCCGGGCCGATGCGGACCCTGGCCACCTTCGGCCTGCCCAACTTCTCGGCGTCGCTGGCCCAGCGCGCGGAACGGAGTCCACTGGGACGGTCCATCACCACGGCGGACGTCGCCGGAACCGCGCTGTACCTGCTGAGCGACCTGTCGTCGGGCGTGACCGGGGAGACCGTGTACGTCGACGCGGGCTACCACATCATGGGCACCTGGCCGGGTGATCCCGGCGATGAGTGA
- a CDS encoding ornithine cyclodeaminase family protein produces the protein MKVPHGRSSTSPLLLSDADVRIHLDASTALAAIRRALVAHHEGALVAPARFAAELGRGSGLVFTAGRLEGECHGFRVYGPDAGSEQLVALWDSARGRVRALVTGHELGVRRTGAIGAVAVDLWARPDARTIGLVGAGPQAWAQLWAIRPVRELAEAVVFSRRQSRARLFAARAERAFGIPVRVASDAREAVLGRDVVILATSSAVPVVEASWLSPGTHVNTLGAKGPERSEVPLDLAVRLESARTDLVCTDSRAQLAALDGGSLFDPSGAVELGAAAAGAHPGRTADDQVTLFCSVGLAGTEVVLAQTLAERCEADRTAREQG, from the coding sequence ATGAAGGTCCCCCACGGGCGGTCGAGCACCTCGCCGTTGCTGCTCTCCGACGCCGATGTCCGGATCCACCTCGACGCATCCACCGCTCTCGCCGCGATCCGGCGCGCCCTGGTGGCCCACCACGAGGGCGCCCTGGTCGCCCCGGCCCGATTCGCGGCGGAGCTCGGGCGGGGGAGCGGACTGGTCTTCACCGCAGGACGGTTGGAGGGCGAGTGCCACGGCTTCCGGGTCTACGGGCCCGATGCGGGCTCGGAGCAGCTGGTGGCGCTCTGGGACTCGGCCCGTGGCAGGGTGCGGGCGCTGGTGACCGGTCATGAGTTGGGGGTGCGGCGGACCGGGGCGATCGGCGCGGTCGCCGTGGACCTCTGGGCACGGCCCGACGCGCGAACCATCGGACTGGTGGGGGCGGGCCCCCAGGCCTGGGCGCAGCTCTGGGCGATCCGCCCGGTCAGGGAACTGGCCGAGGCGGTGGTGTTCTCGCGCCGGCAGAGCCGTGCGCGGCTCTTCGCGGCCCGCGCCGAACGCGCTTTCGGCATACCGGTGCGGGTGGCGTCCGACGCGAGGGAGGCGGTGCTCGGACGCGACGTGGTGATCCTGGCGACCAGCAGTGCGGTGCCCGTGGTCGAGGCGTCCTGGCTCTCGCCCGGCACCCATGTGAACACCCTGGGGGCGAAGGGGCCCGAGCGGAGTGAGGTGCCCCTGGATCTCGCCGTCCGGCTGGAGTCGGCCCGGACCGACCTGGTGTGCACGGACTCCCGGGCGCAGTTGGCCGCCCTGGACGGTGGCTCGCTGTTCGACCCGTCGGGGGCGGTGGAACTGGGTGCGGCCGCGGCCGGCGCGCACCCGGGCCGCACCGCCGACGACCAGGTGACGCTGTTCTGCTCGGTCGGCCTGGCCGGGACCGAGGTGGTGCTGGCGCAGACCCTCGCGGAGCGCTGCGAGGCCGACCGCACCGCCCGCGAGCAGGGCTGA
- a CDS encoding L-threonylcarbamoyladenylate synthase, translating to MSIADSPASTAKQPNVVSPTHLNLRKAAGLIRNGGVVVAPSDTNLALTLDPWNRAAVERAFAIKRRPPTSPLTLFVRTPQEWRDYTVVPESLIVPVERLTEAFWPGPFNIILPRNTRVPDHLVCGGPTVAIGCLSNPTMQSLLEHTGGPVAMTSANLSGQADGVLVDLDLAVAQIGDSVDMVIRGGNQGTTASSTIVTLADGRFRIQRAGDITADQVRAALGDRAELLTD from the coding sequence ATGAGCATCGCCGACTCGCCCGCCTCCACCGCGAAGCAGCCAAACGTCGTCAGCCCGACCCATCTCAACCTGCGGAAGGCCGCAGGACTGATCCGCAACGGCGGCGTGGTGGTGGCCCCGTCCGACACCAATCTGGCGCTCACCCTGGACCCCTGGAACCGCGCCGCGGTGGAGCGGGCCTTCGCCATCAAGCGCCGCCCGCCGACGTCCCCGCTCACCCTGTTCGTCCGCACCCCTCAGGAGTGGCGCGACTACACCGTCGTCCCGGAATCCCTGATCGTCCCGGTGGAGCGGCTGACCGAGGCGTTCTGGCCCGGGCCCTTCAACATCATCCTGCCCCGCAACACCCGGGTCCCCGACCATCTGGTCTGCGGGGGCCCGACCGTGGCCATCGGCTGCCTGTCCAACCCGACCATGCAGAGCCTGCTGGAGCACACCGGCGGACCGGTGGCCATGACCTCGGCCAACCTGTCGGGCCAGGCCGACGGGGTGCTGGTGGACCTGGACCTGGCCGTGGCACAGATCGGCGACTCGGTGGACATGGTCATCCGCGGCGGCAACCAGGGGACGACGGCCTCCTCCACCATCGTCACGCTGGCCGACGGCCGCTTCCGGATCCAGCGGGCCGGTGACATCACCGCGGACCAGGTGCGCGCCGCCCTGGGGGACCGGGCCGAGCTGCTGACGGACTGA
- a CDS encoding NAD(P)-dependent oxidoreductase produces the protein MTRTAVITGAGGLVGSELTAALLPHFDRVLALTRGEPDLPALRAAVASARPTTDSGELRLERLDALRADALTEGSLAAHGADTVAQVWNVAAELSYDSRRLRETVDANTAAPLRLLELCHPKERFFQVSTVGVTGPGQRGLRRVVREEPLWEIDAVNPYVASKLFAEHLLKARGEQLGHPVSCLRIGSVLGPRNRATGRRNKAGYFTLAEMATRALRTGRPLSLDIDPDGTPPLAHVEELAEACAELARRAAAGAAVHTHYHLGDQQLSNLRAVEAVNAELGQEVLRIGAPVTALDRAHATVNGDNLAFMDCAFRFDRTVLESHLPAAAAPRVDAPSYAGFLAREMRAGSVRSPRRAV, from the coding sequence ATGACCCGCACCGCCGTGATAACCGGCGCCGGCGGGCTGGTCGGCTCCGAACTCACCGCGGCCCTGCTGCCGCACTTCGACCGGGTGCTCGCGCTGACCCGGGGCGAACCGGACCTGCCCGCGCTGCGGGCCGCCGTCGCCTCGGCCCGGCCGACCACCGATTCCGGGGAGCTCCGCCTGGAACGGCTGGACGCATTACGGGCCGACGCGCTCACCGAGGGGAGTCTCGCCGCGCACGGCGCCGACACGGTGGCCCAGGTCTGGAACGTCGCGGCCGAGCTCTCCTACGACAGCCGGCGGCTGCGCGAGACGGTGGACGCCAACACGGCGGCGCCGCTGCGGCTGCTGGAGCTCTGCCATCCGAAGGAACGTTTCTTCCAGGTGTCGACGGTCGGCGTCACCGGCCCCGGACAGCGCGGACTGCGACGGGTCGTCAGAGAGGAACCGCTCTGGGAGATCGACGCGGTGAACCCCTATGTCGCCTCCAAGCTCTTCGCCGAACACCTGCTGAAGGCCCGGGGGGAGCAGCTCGGGCACCCGGTCAGCTGCCTGCGGATCGGATCGGTCCTCGGGCCGAGGAACCGGGCGACCGGGCGCCGCAACAAGGCCGGCTACTTCACCCTCGCCGAGATGGCCACCCGTGCCCTGCGCACCGGGCGGCCGCTCTCGCTCGACATCGACCCGGACGGCACCCCGCCGCTGGCCCATGTCGAGGAACTGGCCGAGGCCTGCGCGGAGCTCGCCCGGCGAGCGGCCGCCGGCGCCGCCGTCCACACCCACTACCACCTCGGCGACCAGCAGCTCAGCAATCTTCGGGCGGTCGAGGCCGTCAACGCCGAACTGGGACAGGAGGTCCTGCGGATCGGCGCTCCGGTCACCGCCCTGGACCGGGCCCACGCCACCGTCAACGGCGACAACCTCGCGTTCATGGACTGCGCGTTCCGCTTCGACCGCACCGTGCTGGAGTCCCATCTGCCCGCTGCCGCCGCACCGCGTGTCGACGCGCCGTCCTACGCCGGCTTCCTGGCCCGCGAGATGCGCGCCGGGAGCGTCCGAAGCCCGAGGAGGGCGGTATGA
- a CDS encoding fatty acid--CoA ligase family protein: protein MTAHWIHPDAELVEHRDGRTRTLGSADLLELVRLRAEEWNRLDLAPAARVIVATGSRLGTLLDVAAAWEAGLVPVLLSDSLAPESCRILSAHTAAAAVRATPAAARSWAGAAARTVGSRDPGAVLLDLRGHQALPEQPAADPLGEPALVLATSGSTGLPKAVVHRRSSLLRNAAMHWSSVGEPEPGERYLLSQSLHFSSAFVCGVLGVLARGMQLSLLEPPFSVAAWRDAAAHSEVTHTALTPHLLLRILSAGTGMPGSLRQVTVGGDRLGRTAVGELRRSGVREVFATYGLTEAGPRVATNHLDGDPDGWDTLGEPLPGVRLRLAEHSDGPGELLVSTPTAQAGQYRDGAFSAWPEGVDVPTGDLGEPTADGTVRLVGRARRVASVSGEKVYLGLVERVLAEHPAVGAVRVDTDPDGLLAAQVLPRNGIDLDAAELRRWCRGRLRAVEIPHRLTAVSAAVQLTK from the coding sequence ATGACGGCCCACTGGATCCACCCCGACGCCGAGCTGGTCGAGCACCGGGACGGCCGGACGCGCACCCTGGGCAGCGCCGACCTGCTGGAACTGGTCCGGCTGCGCGCAGAGGAGTGGAACCGGCTCGACCTCGCCCCGGCCGCGCGCGTGATCGTGGCCACCGGCAGCCGCCTCGGCACCCTGCTGGACGTCGCCGCCGCCTGGGAGGCCGGGCTGGTCCCGGTTCTGCTCTCCGACTCGCTGGCGCCGGAGAGTTGTCGCATCCTCAGCGCGCACACCGCTGCCGCCGCCGTCCGGGCGACTCCCGCGGCGGCCCGGAGCTGGGCCGGGGCAGCCGCACGAACCGTCGGCAGCAGGGATCCGGGGGCGGTGCTGCTCGACCTCCGGGGCCACCAGGCGCTCCCGGAGCAGCCCGCAGCCGACCCGCTGGGCGAACCGGCTCTCGTGCTGGCCACCTCCGGCAGCACCGGCCTGCCCAAGGCGGTCGTGCACCGCCGGTCGAGCCTGTTGCGCAACGCCGCGATGCACTGGTCGAGCGTCGGTGAGCCGGAGCCGGGCGAGCGCTATCTGCTCTCCCAGTCCCTCCACTTCTCCTCCGCGTTCGTCTGCGGCGTGCTGGGCGTGCTCGCCAGGGGTATGCAACTCTCGCTGCTGGAACCGCCGTTCTCGGTGGCGGCGTGGCGCGACGCGGCCGCGCACAGCGAGGTCACCCACACCGCGCTCACGCCGCATCTGCTGCTGCGCATCCTCTCCGCCGGGACGGGCATGCCGGGCAGTCTCCGTCAGGTCACCGTCGGGGGCGACCGGCTGGGGCGCACCGCCGTCGGCGAGCTGCGTCGCAGCGGTGTGCGGGAGGTCTTCGCCACCTACGGACTCACCGAGGCGGGTCCCCGGGTCGCCACCAACCATCTCGACGGGGACCCCGACGGCTGGGACACGCTCGGCGAACCCCTGCCGGGCGTGCGACTCCGGCTGGCGGAGCACTCCGACGGACCGGGAGAACTCCTGGTCAGCACCCCCACGGCGCAGGCCGGCCAGTACCGGGACGGAGCGTTCAGTGCCTGGCCGGAAGGGGTCGACGTGCCCACCGGCGACCTCGGCGAGCCGACCGCGGACGGCACCGTCCGACTGGTCGGACGGGCGCGCCGGGTGGCCTCGGTCTCCGGCGAGAAGGTCTACCTCGGACTGGTCGAGCGCGTGCTCGCCGAACACCCGGCGGTGGGCGCGGTCCGGGTCGACACCGACCCGGACGGCCTGCTCGCGGCCCAGGTGCTGCCCCGGAACGGCATCGACCTCGACGCGGCGGAGCTGCGGAGGTGGTGCCGCGGCCGGCTCCGCGCCGTCGAGATCCCCCACCGGCTCACGGCCGTGAGCGCGGCCGTCCAACTGACCAAATGA
- a CDS encoding ScbR family autoregulator-binding transcription factor, whose protein sequence is MAQQERAIQTRWTVLQAAAAVFAEHGYSSASMAQILASAGVTKGALYFHFPSKEHLAKAVVAEQAHLLTEGAFDAAPGMQALIDMSHMFAEGLRTDPVARGAVRLVIEYGSFSSPDPTPYLQWIEAVRGPLAQAREIGQLRAEVDIDSTAEAVVGMFTGIQLISEVLSGRADLGRRITQLWELLLPSLLVPEAMAGLRPEGSRLAVG, encoded by the coding sequence ATGGCACAGCAGGAGAGAGCCATCCAGACCCGGTGGACCGTGCTCCAGGCCGCAGCCGCCGTCTTCGCCGAACACGGGTACTCCAGCGCCAGCATGGCCCAGATCCTGGCCTCCGCCGGGGTGACCAAGGGCGCCCTCTACTTCCACTTCCCCTCCAAGGAGCACCTGGCCAAGGCCGTGGTGGCGGAGCAGGCGCATCTGCTGACCGAGGGGGCCTTCGACGCCGCCCCGGGGATGCAGGCGCTCATCGACATGTCGCACATGTTCGCCGAGGGGCTGCGGACCGATCCGGTGGCACGCGGCGCGGTACGACTCGTGATCGAGTACGGTTCCTTCTCCAGCCCGGACCCGACGCCGTACCTGCAGTGGATCGAAGCGGTGCGCGGACCTCTTGCGCAGGCGAGGGAGATCGGGCAGCTGCGTGCGGAGGTGGACATCGACTCCACCGCCGAGGCCGTCGTCGGGATGTTCACCGGCATCCAGCTGATCTCGGAGGTGCTCAGCGGCCGGGCGGACCTCGGCCGCCGGATCACCCAGCTGTGGGAGCTGCTGCTGCCGAGCCTGCTGGTCCCGGAGGCCATGGCCGGGCTGCGACCCGAGGGCTCCCGGCTCGCGGTCGGCTGA